In Rhipicephalus microplus isolate Deutch F79 chromosome 7, USDA_Rmic, whole genome shotgun sequence, one genomic interval encodes:
- the LOC119182201 gene encoding uncharacterized protein LOC119182201 — protein sequence MDEHAELTPAVRRLLLGVFRNSGNDLNGATQCDATDALSHTQGAFLGNDSAASTGASPSRACQPGTPARAAGCEWTSGETKLLLDLYASYFPQVGPLKKFRNKKAMFEKIATDINNKLGVMRTGEQCCSRYKTVLKRKNVAAGKNNTSGCSPQEVPYEAELEKIKWLDDSLEPEVVRDASGVVSKKTCPQSSTESVPLAGSSSSTSHSPSSSVGQDDTPDSKRKRPNSARELHLQTFFEKMKELDERRAERKAERDSKREERRLAKTQRREEMHKEKMNLLREIFNLKKNE from the exons GTGCTACACAGTGTGACGCCACCGACGCTTTGTCACATACACAGGGCGCATTTTTAGGAAATG ATTCTGCAGCGTCTACTGGTGCGTCACCAAGTCGGGCTTGTCAGCCAGGGACTCCTGCACGTG CTGCAGGGTGTGAGTGGACGAGTGGCGAGACGAAGCTGCTGCTGGACCTCTACGCCTCATATTTCCCTCAAGTTGGCCCTCTGAAAAAATTTCGCAACAAAAAGGCCATGtttgaaaaaattgcaacagacATTAATAATAAACTGGGTGTAATGAGAACTGGTGAGCAGTGCTGCTCTCGGTACAAAACCgtactgaaaagaaaaaatgtggcagcTGGGAAAAATAATACGTCTGGCTGTTCCCCACAAGAAGTCCCCTACGAGGCCGAGCTTGAAAAAATCAAGTGGCTGGACGACAGCTTGGAACCAGAAGTGGTACGCGACGCAAGTGGAGTGGTATCAAAAAAGACATGTCCACAGTCATCCACCGAGTCTGTTCCACTTGCTGGTTCAAGCTCGTCAACGTCACACTCTCCATCCAGCTCCGTTGGGCAGGACGACACTCCTGATTCAAAAAGAAAACGCCCGAATTCAGCACGCGAGCTCCACCTGCAAACCTTCTTTGAAAAAATGAAGGAGTTAGATGAACGGCGAGCAGAGCGAAAGGCTGAAAGAGACAGCAAGAGGGAAGAGCGACGACTTGCTAAAACACAGCGACGAGAAGAAATGCACAAAGAAAAGATGAATCTTCTCCGTGAAATTTTCAACTTgaagaaaaatgaataa